From a single Bacteroidia bacterium genomic region:
- the lipA gene encoding lipoyl synthase — translation MAITTTYTDLTAKNLPGNGPRPSWLRVKLPYGESYTNVRQIIDNNKLHTVCESARCPNMGECWGAGTATFMILGNTCTRSCSFCAVATGRPDVMDGMEPERVAQAIKSMGIRHAVITSVNRDEQKDSGMNIWAQTVNLIHKHCPGVTMETLIPDVKARWDMLKLITAEKPDVISHNMETVKRLYKRVRPQARYERSLEQIQRTKAEGIRTKSGFMVGLGETVEEVYELMRDLKSHDCDVLTIGQYLQPTKMHLPVHEFVHPDLFAHYQKIGMEMGFDYVESGPLVRSSYHSERHL, via the coding sequence ATGGCAATAACAACAACATATACCGATCTCACGGCAAAGAACCTTCCCGGCAATGGCCCGAGACCGTCTTGGCTGCGGGTAAAACTACCTTACGGGGAAAGTTATACCAATGTGAGACAGATCATTGATAATAATAAACTTCATACGGTGTGTGAAAGTGCCCGCTGCCCCAATATGGGTGAATGCTGGGGTGCCGGAACGGCCACTTTTATGATCCTGGGCAATACCTGTACCCGTTCCTGCTCCTTCTGCGCGGTGGCTACCGGCCGTCCCGATGTTATGGATGGAATGGAGCCCGAGCGGGTAGCACAAGCGATCAAATCCATGGGCATCCGCCATGCGGTGATCACGTCTGTAAACCGCGATGAGCAGAAAGACAGTGGCATGAATATCTGGGCACAGACCGTGAATCTTATTCACAAACATTGTCCGGGGGTAACTATGGAAACACTCATCCCCGATGTAAAGGCCCGCTGGGATATGCTGAAACTGATCACCGCCGAAAAGCCCGACGTCATCTCACACAATATGGAAACGGTGAAAAGGCTCTATAAAAGGGTACGCCCACAGGCGCGTTATGAACGCAGCCTGGAGCAAATCCAAAGAACCAAAGCCGAAGGCATCCGGACAAAATCAGGATTTATGGTTGGACTGGGAGAAACGGTAGAAGAGGTGTACGAACTGATGCGCGATCTGAAATCACACGACTGTGATGTGCTTACCATCGGTCAGTACCTCCAACCTACCAAAATGCACCTACCGGTTCATGAGTTCGTTCACCCTGATCTGTTTGCACACTACCAGAAAATCGGGATGGAAATGGGATTTGACTATGTGGAAAGCGGCCCGCTGGTTCGTTCGAGCTACCATTCAGAAAGGCATCTATAA
- a CDS encoding phosphotransferase, with translation MNEYFRSIILQQTGASSLVEKEIIQKLWSGYGKIMRIGLKNASVESVVIKLVQSPLSSKSNNHPRGWNTDIGHQRKLKSYKVETTWYDIYSQSSAARLPLCLAIETQDDEVLIVLEDLDIAGFPLRKRSLTWEEIQSCLAWLAQFHASYLGKIPHGLWEAGTYWHLETRPQELAALDDQRLREAAPAIDEKLNSCTYKTFVHGDAKLANFCFAKNGQVAGVDFQYTGGGCGMKDVAYFIGSCLDESACERLETQILDTYFEYLQSELNERNEALEKEWRSLYRVAWADFHRFLKGWSPSHWKINSYSERVTAEVIKNL, from the coding sequence ATGAATGAATATTTCAGATCGATCATTCTGCAGCAAACCGGTGCTTCTTCTTTGGTAGAAAAAGAGATCATCCAGAAATTGTGGAGTGGCTACGGAAAAATCATGCGAATCGGCCTGAAAAATGCCTCTGTCGAAAGCGTAGTAATCAAACTCGTTCAGTCACCGCTGTCGTCCAAATCTAACAATCACCCCCGCGGATGGAACACCGATATCGGGCATCAACGAAAGCTGAAGTCGTACAAAGTAGAAACTACCTGGTATGACATATACAGCCAAAGCAGCGCTGCCCGGCTGCCGCTATGTCTGGCCATCGAGACGCAAGATGATGAGGTGCTGATTGTGCTGGAGGATTTGGATATCGCTGGTTTTCCCTTACGCAAACGGTCTCTCACATGGGAAGAAATACAGTCCTGTCTGGCGTGGCTGGCACAGTTTCACGCAAGTTATCTGGGAAAAATTCCACACGGGCTTTGGGAAGCAGGCACCTACTGGCATCTGGAGACCCGACCGCAGGAATTAGCCGCATTGGATGATCAAAGGTTGAGAGAGGCTGCGCCTGCTATTGATGAGAAGCTCAATAGCTGTACTTACAAAACCTTTGTTCACGGCGATGCCAAGCTGGCAAACTTCTGTTTTGCGAAAAATGGGCAGGTTGCCGGGGTAGATTTTCAGTATACAGGGGGCGGCTGTGGAATGAAAGACGTGGCTTATTTTATCGGGAGTTGCCTCGACGAAAGCGCGTGTGAACGCCTGGAAACACAAATCCTGGATACCTATTTTGAGTATTTGCAAAGCGAACTGAATGAAAGAAATGAAGCACTGGAAAAGGAATGGCGGTCTTTATACCGGGTAGCCTGGGCAGACTTTCATCGTTTTTTAAAAGGCTGGAGCCCCAGCCACTGGAAAATCAATAGTTATAGCGAACGAGTAACCGCAGAAGTGATCAAAAACCTCTGA
- a CDS encoding exonuclease domain-containing protein, with protein MSSDFVIVDIETTGGNPKSDRITEIAIYRYNGEQVVAKFESLINPEMPIPDFITRITGIDNDMVRDAPRFFEVAREIVEVTRDAVFVAHNVRFDYSFVQKEFRQLGYTFSRKQLCTVKLSRKVFPGMASYSLGKLCDALNISNKSRHRAAGDATATLELFRMLTAPESPASEDDLMNQEIAMAKLPPNLNKNVLEAIPDEAGVYYFIGEKSEILYVGKSNQIRKRILSHFQGAYKANRSIRMLEQIVDIGFEVTGSELVALLLENEEIKRLQPPFNRAQRRRKFKYAVYKEETPSGYLKLFVDKYDENRRPLAGFSQKTSAEGMLERKGRKFELCPKLYDAEKGPGRCFHHQLHICKGACVEEESAEDYNERVLKAVYEISYGRDQMASFLIVGEGRDPSEQSVVWVENGVYRGYGFLDLSQFSADPTSITEFIPLREDLPDVSRIIHSYIKKNPRQVVPIKR; from the coding sequence ATGTCCAGTGATTTTGTTATTGTAGATATTGAGACGACTGGCGGAAATCCCAAATCTGACAGGATTACCGAGATAGCCATTTACCGCTACAATGGCGAGCAGGTGGTTGCGAAGTTTGAAAGTCTCATTAACCCGGAAATGCCTATTCCGGATTTTATTACCCGTATCACCGGCATCGACAATGATATGGTGCGCGACGCGCCCCGGTTTTTTGAAGTCGCCCGAGAAATTGTTGAGGTTACCCGCGATGCGGTATTCGTGGCGCACAATGTCCGGTTTGATTATAGCTTTGTGCAGAAAGAATTTCGCCAGCTGGGGTATACCTTTTCCCGCAAACAACTCTGTACCGTCAAGCTTAGCCGCAAGGTATTTCCCGGAATGGCTTCCTATAGCCTGGGTAAACTCTGTGACGCGCTCAATATATCCAACAAAAGCCGCCACCGCGCTGCCGGTGATGCCACTGCCACCCTGGAGCTTTTTCGGATGCTCACCGCACCCGAATCTCCGGCTTCCGAAGATGACCTGATGAATCAGGAAATCGCTATGGCTAAACTTCCGCCAAACCTCAATAAAAATGTACTTGAAGCGATTCCCGATGAGGCCGGAGTATATTATTTTATCGGAGAAAAAAGCGAAATCCTCTATGTAGGCAAAAGTAACCAGATCCGAAAACGAATTCTCTCCCACTTTCAGGGTGCCTATAAAGCAAATCGCAGCATACGGATGCTGGAACAGATTGTTGATATCGGCTTTGAAGTTACCGGCAGCGAATTGGTAGCGCTTTTGCTGGAAAATGAGGAGATCAAACGCCTGCAGCCGCCTTTCAACCGCGCGCAGCGACGGCGAAAGTTTAAGTATGCTGTCTATAAAGAAGAAACGCCCTCCGGCTATCTCAAACTATTTGTGGATAAATACGACGAAAACCGGAGACCTCTGGCAGGGTTTTCGCAAAAAACTTCAGCAGAAGGTATGCTGGAGCGTAAAGGCAGAAAATTTGAACTTTGCCCCAAACTCTACGACGCCGAAAAGGGCCCGGGCCGTTGTTTTCACCATCAACTCCATATCTGTAAAGGTGCCTGTGTCGAGGAAGAATCTGCAGAAGATTACAACGAACGCGTGCTGAAGGCGGTATATGAAATCAGTTATGGCAGAGATCAGATGGCAAGTTTTCTTATCGTGGGGGAAGGCCGGGATCCTTCAGAACAATCCGTCGTGTGGGTGGAGAATGGGGTGTACCGGGGATATGGTTTTCTGGATCTTTCTCAATTTTCTGCTGACCCGACTTCGATTACAGAGTTTATTCCGTTAAGAGAAGATCTTCCGGATGTAAGCAGGATCATTCACTCCTATATCAAAAAAAATCCGCGGCAGGTAGTCCCGATAAAACGCTGA
- a CDS encoding bifunctional oligoribonuclease/PAP phosphatase NrnA gives MEQIEALASLLSRPGRIAITTHQKPDGDAMGSSLGLYHYLVKCGHRVTVVSPTEYADFLKWIPGSDKVLVGPSDPDLARWTFDGADLIFCLDFNGLSRINEFEPMVRDSYAKKIVVDHHPEPEGFEDLTFLDTSASSTAEMIYRIIVALGDSDKIDLPVAEALYTGVMTDTGSFRYTNTSAEVHRMVAHFIETGINVNRIHDLLFANFSAERYKFLGYCLLNCLHVLPEYKTAYIKLEKEVFRQFNVKAGDTEGLVNYAMSIKDINLAILITTQDDLVKMSFRSRGEVSASEFAREFDGGGHFYAAGGKSKDSLEETEKRLMSLLEEKKEILLTNAMA, from the coding sequence ATGGAACAAATCGAAGCGTTAGCATCTCTTTTATCCCGTCCGGGACGCATTGCCATTACCACACACCAAAAACCAGACGGAGACGCGATGGGTTCCTCCCTGGGACTTTATCACTATCTGGTGAAATGCGGACACCGGGTTACGGTTGTTTCTCCCACCGAATATGCCGACTTCCTCAAATGGATTCCCGGTTCGGACAAGGTGCTGGTAGGGCCGAGTGACCCTGACCTCGCCCGCTGGACCTTTGACGGTGCCGACCTGATCTTCTGTCTTGACTTCAACGGACTGAGTCGTATCAACGAATTTGAGCCCATGGTCAGAGACAGTTATGCCAAAAAAATCGTGGTGGATCATCACCCTGAGCCCGAAGGTTTTGAAGACCTCACCTTTCTCGATACTTCGGCTTCCTCCACTGCAGAAATGATCTACCGGATCATCGTGGCATTGGGAGACAGCGACAAGATAGACCTGCCGGTTGCGGAGGCGTTATATACAGGAGTGATGACCGATACCGGTTCATTTCGCTATACCAATACATCGGCTGAAGTCCACCGGATGGTGGCACATTTTATAGAAACCGGCATCAATGTCAATCGTATTCACGATCTGCTTTTTGCCAATTTTAGTGCGGAGCGGTATAAATTTCTCGGCTACTGCCTGCTCAATTGTCTGCATGTACTCCCCGAATACAAAACCGCCTATATTAAGCTGGAGAAAGAGGTTTTCCGGCAGTTTAATGTAAAGGCTGGGGATACCGAGGGATTGGTGAATTATGCCATGAGTATAAAGGATATCAATCTCGCCATCCTGATTACAACCCAGGACGATCTGGTCAAAATGAGTTTTCGCAGCCGGGGAGAGGTTTCTGCCAGTGAGTTTGCCAGAGAGTTTGACGGAGGCGGGCATTTTTACGCCGCTGGCGGCAAAAGCAAAGATTCGCTGGAAGAGACGGAAAAACGGCTGATGTCTTTGCTGGAAGAAAAAAAGGAAATTCTCCTCACCAATGCTATGGCCTAG
- a CDS encoding two-component regulator propeller domain-containing protein encodes MIRKLSIIYSFLLLILLLPAQAQVYNVTRYTTQNGLIQSQVMTMMQDHRGYLWLGTHRGISRYDGNKFASYGAEQGLTGTFLSSIIEDRDGYIWVGSDAGLNRFDGYRFMDFSSHKEIADKVVEVLMEDRQGNIWIGTKSSGIILYSDGTFVENPFQWPGENNKNILSFLEDQSGKVWIGTTQGLYMKDHSSEVRALRDFPFSDDLEVFSLTEDGLGAVWIGTSRGVFRYFEAKTEHFDLLKLGFSDNHVYSLIADLHQQVWMGTGKGIVRYHQGQFFPLVRNDRMLDFQMRSALLDAEGNLWFGTDGGGVRKITEGVFETLDMDDDLSSNLAKSFLQDRRGNIWISTKDRGINVYDGKRVIRKYQVTDGLGGNDICSSFRDSKGHFWFSSYNGTLTRYDGAQFRVFGRENGLECNSAFCVTEDKNGYIWVGTDNGIFVWKGNGGFVRYSVDQGLPDNTVYSFEMDSVSGDIWIGTSLGLCRFSKGRFAVMDSARSIGNNVITLLRDRQNRLWVGSAEGLSCISGNTDYRIRISETPGAHTVVGLVLEKGRYLWVATENGAYRLDLSGFSLGSADRARFEHYTQKDGLPSLECNANAAFLDNKGNIWLGTAEGAISKPVGTQRDEKDYPPLVYITEVRSAADTNWAQAQFMPPKSGVLFHPPQLQPNDNRVDFEFIGLSLKSSQQLIYKYRLEGLTGKDWDSLPGQTRVSYAHLDPGDYTFQVIAKKEADDWEYNNPASFSFSIKYPVYQTWWFILLMSLLGLSIASGVYWVFWSRRKQQIEEQKIRDTAEKLQLEHQALYAMMNPHFTFNALQSIQYFIHRQDKISANKFLSSFAKLIRKNLESTKSDFISLGEEIERLKLYLSLEKMRFPEKFDYVVNVGPGIELSETQIPPMLLQPFVENSIKHGIMPLDANGMIEVNLSRKDDDYLMITISDNGIGIEASRKQRADRPNDHVSKGMQITLDRLSLFARMTRKKYSLDIHEIVDPEGNIKGTMVEMLLPVKQW; translated from the coding sequence ATGATCAGGAAACTTTCCATTATCTACTCCTTTCTTTTACTCATTCTCCTGCTACCCGCTCAGGCTCAGGTCTATAATGTCACTCGCTATACTACGCAAAATGGGCTGATTCAGTCTCAGGTGATGACCATGATGCAGGATCATCGCGGTTATCTCTGGCTGGGTACTCACCGGGGCATCAGTCGTTATGATGGCAATAAATTTGCCTCATACGGTGCAGAACAGGGGTTGACCGGTACATTCCTCTCTTCTATCATTGAAGATCGCGACGGGTATATCTGGGTGGGCTCTGATGCAGGGCTCAACCGTTTCGATGGCTACCGGTTTATGGATTTCTCCAGCCATAAAGAAATTGCAGATAAAGTCGTGGAGGTTTTGATGGAAGACCGCCAGGGCAATATCTGGATTGGCACCAAGTCCAGCGGAATTATTCTTTATTCAGACGGAACATTTGTCGAAAACCCTTTTCAATGGCCGGGAGAAAATAATAAAAATATTCTCTCTTTTCTCGAAGATCAATCGGGCAAGGTATGGATTGGCACGACACAAGGGCTGTATATGAAAGACCACTCTTCCGAAGTCAGGGCGCTTCGTGATTTCCCATTTAGCGATGATCTGGAGGTATTTTCGCTGACCGAAGATGGGCTGGGTGCTGTCTGGATTGGGACCAGCCGCGGGGTGTTTCGCTATTTCGAAGCTAAAACTGAGCATTTCGACCTCCTGAAACTGGGGTTTTCTGACAATCATGTATATTCCCTGATTGCAGATCTTCACCAGCAGGTATGGATGGGTACTGGTAAGGGAATTGTCAGATATCACCAGGGGCAGTTTTTTCCTTTGGTGAGAAATGACCGGATGCTTGATTTTCAGATGCGCTCCGCCTTACTGGATGCAGAGGGGAATCTCTGGTTTGGCACTGACGGCGGGGGCGTGCGAAAAATTACCGAAGGCGTTTTTGAAACCCTGGACATGGATGACGACCTATCTTCCAACCTGGCCAAGTCTTTCCTTCAGGATCGCCGCGGCAATATCTGGATCAGTACCAAAGACCGTGGTATCAATGTGTATGACGGAAAAAGAGTAATACGGAAATACCAGGTGACAGACGGGCTGGGGGGAAATGATATTTGTTCCAGTTTTCGGGACAGCAAAGGACATTTTTGGTTCTCTTCCTATAATGGTACTCTGACCCGCTATGATGGCGCACAGTTTCGGGTTTTTGGCCGGGAAAACGGATTGGAATGCAACTCCGCTTTTTGCGTGACGGAGGATAAAAATGGCTATATATGGGTAGGGACCGACAATGGTATTTTTGTGTGGAAGGGGAATGGCGGCTTTGTTCGATACTCTGTCGATCAGGGTTTACCTGACAATACCGTTTACTCTTTTGAAATGGATTCTGTTTCCGGTGATATATGGATCGGCACTTCTCTGGGGTTATGCCGGTTTTCAAAAGGTAGGTTTGCGGTGATGGACTCCGCCCGTTCCATAGGTAATAATGTCATTACCCTGCTTCGCGACAGGCAAAACCGCCTGTGGGTGGGAAGTGCTGAGGGATTGTCCTGTATTTCCGGCAACACAGATTACCGTATCCGGATCAGTGAGACACCCGGCGCGCATACAGTTGTAGGGCTGGTGCTGGAAAAAGGCCGGTACCTGTGGGTGGCTACGGAGAATGGCGCTTACCGTCTGGATCTTTCCGGTTTTTCTCTGGGAAGTGCAGACCGTGCCCGGTTTGAACATTATACCCAAAAAGACGGACTCCCCAGCCTCGAATGTAACGCAAATGCTGCCTTTCTTGACAATAAGGGCAATATTTGGCTTGGAACAGCGGAAGGTGCAATTTCCAAACCGGTAGGCACACAGCGCGATGAAAAAGATTATCCGCCTCTTGTCTATATTACGGAAGTGCGATCTGCCGCCGATACCAACTGGGCACAGGCGCAGTTTATGCCCCCCAAATCAGGTGTGCTCTTTCACCCGCCGCAATTGCAACCCAATGACAATCGGGTAGATTTTGAGTTTATCGGGCTGAGCCTCAAAAGCTCACAACAACTTATCTATAAATACAGACTGGAAGGGCTGACCGGCAAAGACTGGGACAGCCTGCCGGGACAAACACGGGTTTCCTATGCACACCTTGATCCCGGAGATTATACTTTTCAGGTAATCGCCAAAAAAGAAGCCGATGACTGGGAATACAATAATCCTGCTTCTTTTTCCTTTTCGATCAAATATCCGGTTTATCAGACCTGGTGGTTTATTTTGCTCATGTCGCTGTTAGGTTTGTCAATCGCTTCTGGTGTTTACTGGGTATTTTGGAGCCGGCGGAAACAGCAGATTGAAGAACAAAAAATCAGAGATACAGCCGAAAAACTCCAGCTCGAACATCAGGCATTATATGCCATGATGAACCCCCATTTTACCTTCAATGCACTTCAGTCGATCCAGTATTTTATTCATCGGCAGGACAAAATCTCTGCAAATAAATTTCTCTCAAGTTTTGCCAAACTGATTCGCAAAAACCTCGAAAGCACCAAAAGTGACTTTATCAGTTTGGGGGAAGAAATCGAAAGACTGAAACTGTATCTTTCGCTGGAGAAAATGCGTTTCCCCGAAAAATTTGACTATGTAGTCAATGTTGGCCCCGGGATTGAATTGAGCGAAACGCAGATTCCACCGATGCTTTTGCAACCGTTTGTGGAGAATTCCATCAAACACGGCATTATGCCGCTTGATGCCAACGGCATGATTGAGGTGAATCTCTCCCGAAAAGATGATGACTACCTGATGATCACCATCAGCGACAACGGGATCGGGATTGAGGCCAGCCGCAAACAACGCGCCGACCGGCCCAATGACCACGTGTCAAAAGGCATGCAGATCACGCTCGACAGACTTTCGCTGTTTGCCCGGATGACCCGCAAGAAGTACTCTCTCGACATTCACGAAATCGTCGATCCTGAAGGCAATATCAAAGGTACTATGGTGGAAATGCTGTTGCCTGTAAAGCAGTGGTAG
- a CDS encoding inositol monophosphatase family protein, which translates to MDLHLLTDMAINAALAAGEVIKKHMNEDVAVEKKQGGVSYASQVVTAVDRASEAVILAHLLPACDEFGIALLSEETEDDGSRFMRDFFWCIDPMDGTLPFINKQPGFSVSIALVAKDGTPYIGVVFDPSTDTLYHAIKGYGVCKNNSLWEINPINNHLTYVTDRKLKDTPHADEIESLLHQQAGKLGLNGVQEIAGAGAVLNAIRVLENGPACMLKLPKKENGGGSIWDYAATACIYQELGLPATNFAGGKLDLNRKDSTFMNHEGVLYANLNYR; encoded by the coding sequence ATGGATCTACACCTACTTACCGACATGGCGATCAACGCAGCCCTTGCCGCAGGGGAAGTCATTAAAAAACACATGAATGAAGACGTGGCTGTAGAGAAAAAGCAGGGAGGCGTCAGCTATGCCTCTCAAGTCGTAACCGCAGTAGACAGAGCTTCTGAAGCCGTCATTCTCGCTCATCTGCTTCCCGCCTGCGATGAGTTTGGAATAGCCCTGTTATCGGAGGAGACCGAAGATGATGGGAGCCGGTTCATGCGAGATTTTTTTTGGTGCATCGATCCGATGGACGGAACGCTTCCTTTTATCAATAAACAACCAGGTTTTTCTGTATCGATTGCCTTAGTTGCAAAAGACGGTACGCCATACATTGGGGTAGTGTTTGATCCCAGCACAGATACTTTGTACCATGCAATCAAAGGCTACGGAGTCTGTAAAAATAACAGCCTTTGGGAAATCAATCCCATAAATAACCATTTGACCTACGTGACAGATCGAAAGCTGAAGGATACTCCCCATGCCGATGAAATAGAAAGCCTGCTACACCAACAGGCAGGAAAGCTGGGGTTGAATGGGGTACAGGAAATTGCAGGAGCCGGCGCCGTATTGAATGCCATTCGTGTACTCGAAAATGGCCCTGCCTGCATGCTAAAGCTTCCGAAAAAAGAAAACGGCGGCGGGAGCATTTGGGACTATGCAGCTACGGCCTGTATATACCAGGAATTGGGCTTGCCGGCGACAAACTTTGCAGGAGGAAAATTGGACCTCAACAGAAAGGATAGCACTTTCATGAATCATGAAGGCGTCTTGTATGCTAATTTGAATTATAGATAG
- the ndk gene encoding nucleoside-diphosphate kinase — translation MSNITLTIIKPDAVASGHTGKIIDHILASGFKIKAMKMIYMNEREAGGFYDVHRERPFFKDLVAFMTSGPCVPMVLEKDNAVASFREVIGATDPQKAAEGTIRKLYAKSIEANAIHGSDSDENAHREAHYFFSDLEIF, via the coding sequence ATGAGCAATATCACGCTTACGATCATCAAACCGGATGCTGTAGCCAGCGGACATACCGGCAAAATCATCGATCACATCCTTGCTTCCGGCTTTAAAATTAAAGCCATGAAAATGATCTACATGAACGAACGCGAAGCCGGTGGCTTCTACGATGTCCATCGCGAACGTCCGTTTTTCAAAGATCTCGTTGCTTTTATGACCAGTGGTCCCTGTGTACCTATGGTACTCGAAAAAGACAATGCTGTCGCCAGCTTCCGTGAAGTAATCGGTGCCACCGATCCGCAGAAAGCGGCAGAGGGCACAATTCGCAAACTGTATGCAAAATCAATCGAGGCAAACGCCATTCACGGCTCTGACTCTGATGAAAATGCACACCGCGAAGCGCACTACTTCTTCTCTGATCTGGAGATTTTCTAG